The Desmodus rotundus isolate HL8 chromosome 3, HLdesRot8A.1, whole genome shotgun sequence genome includes a region encoding these proteins:
- the SSBP3 gene encoding single-stranded DNA-binding protein 3 isoform X4 — protein MPGGPIPPGFFQPFMSPRYAGGPRPPIRMGNQPPGGVPGTQPLLPNSMDPTRQQGHPNMGGSMQRMNPPRGMGPMGPGPQNYGSGMRPPPNSLGPAMPGINMGPGAGRPWPNPNSANSIPYSSSSPGTYVGPPGGGGPPGTPIMPSPADSTNSSDNIYTMINPVPPGGSRSNFPMGPGSDGPMGGMGGMEPHHMNGSLGSGDIDGLPKNSPNNISGISNPPGTPRDDGELGGNFLHSFQNDNYSPSMTMSV, from the exons CCTTTTATGTCACCGCGATACGCAGGCGGCCCCAGGCCCCCGATCAGAATGGGAAACCAG CCTCCGGGAGGAGTTCCTGGGACACAGCCACTGCTGCCCAATTCCATGGATCCCACACGACAACAAG GGCACCCCAACATGGGAGGATCAATGCAGAGAATGAACCCTCCTCGAGGCATGGGGCCCATGGGTCCCGGCCCACAG AATTACGGCAGCGGCATGAGACCACCACCCAACTCCCTCGGCCCCGCCATGCCCGGGATTAACAT GGGCCCGGGAGCTGGCAGACCCTGGCCCAACCCTAACAGTGCTAACTCA attccatacTCCTCCTCATCACCCGGTACCTACGTG GGACCCCCTGGCGGTGGTGGCCCCCCCGGGACACCCATCATGCCTAGTCCTGCAG ATTCAACAAATTCCAGCGACAACATCTACACAATGATTAATCCGGTGCCGCCTGGAGGCAGCCGGTCCAAC TTCCCGATGGGTCCAGGCTCGGATGGCCCGATGGGAGGCATGGGCGGCATGGAGCCACACCACATGAATGGATCGTTAG GGTCAGGTGACATAGATGGACTTCCAAAA aATTCTCCTAACAACATAAGTGGCATTAGCAACCCTCCAGGCACCCCTCGAGACGACGGCGAGCTAGGAGGGAACTTCCTCCACTCCTTCCAGAACGACAAT TATTCTCCTAGCATGACGATGAGTGTGTGA